In Uranotaenia lowii strain MFRU-FL chromosome 2, ASM2978415v1, whole genome shotgun sequence, one genomic interval encodes:
- the LOC129744545 gene encoding DNA-directed RNA polymerase, mitochondrial isoform X2, producing the protein MYRILAIRNLSRNKNNLLIGKGTINRCQYKKNQVQNYSFLCNRVDGFKTCFRLLPETVTDTSTKETKTTVQKLKAQKLANFISHQISHSTISSMNPEDIVPDEEGVAVSCSDKIMSGIPTNLPSNWNLEETPVIYIGKDMKEIELSQETLAEILESYRVLKELHEKRKTSCAAVVNDNLEEEFVEPMEKDITNETVLKIKKGKKAKEEPTKSKESSKKFVSKYYKSSELELLARQKSFHVTLSAYLDMCLTRGMVNRAYATVLSYRHKRNRSFFDVSVYNMLLHGYAAKGNLPKVKDILKILKEDKIDRNSQTYAAIFECLGRLETTNELKAEARSFLQEAKIQKLTMNDIMNNSKFIEDQREILLGLFRELDPGFIPRYTVPVIHYDNHLLNDLNEHVLPIESKSFEIDIGIPQPGSELMTSKFGFSRDELEQMTNEQLELELKGHLKVKSIQNIPEPSDNVQLYRRELEELRKTWTKQASVAFNRDVNTLKAVTESKAGRSINLFPYLKALDVAQYTEILLDEAQMLIEGSDTFSYVISHLHRELGKKVEARYHVEQKRSNGVLDKTCEIYGMYCDALSEGTSSDNPRQLCQRLVHENRQSGASMDIQSISWPKAAVNGVGRFLYSILKNDLKVNVNAASKINRQVKNVPAFYSLFRYEAKIAKEQIKPHPVLVKLFRKSQQDTLKFDVNLVPMLCPPQPWSTPENGGYILAKSELIRLPQQAHQQIERIANVKKQDMYPTLDSLNQLGSIPWRINEGMLNVVLKVFNDGGNAKLDVPEPPSSLPQIEELKPRNEMSNYDKFDMLRKKISHKRKQGDMYSLWCDALYRLSLANHFRKRVFWLPQNIDFRGRVYPIPPHLNHLGHDLARCLMVFHQKKPLGPDGFDWLKLHCINLTGLKKRDSVADRLKYANEIMDDILDSADRPLSGKMWWSKSDEPWQTLACCMEIAKVHRCPDPTKFLSGFPIHQDGSCNGLQHYAALGRDKLGAISVNLAPAEKPQDVYSAVAALVEDSRAKDAENNIKVAKILEGFIQRKVIKQTVMTTVYGVTRYGARKQIARQLEYIDEFPKDWVWPASSYLTSKTFNALGEMFTSAKEIQDWFTDCARLISAVCAQNVEWTTPLGLPVVQPYNRSDRPYLSAKSIQLPEHFSIDSFEKPNIMKQKNAFPPNFVHSLDSSHMMLTSLHCERAGLTFVSVHDCYWTHACTVPLMNKICREQFVALHSEPILEDLSKFLVQKYSYDENEIANDGSVIDLTKRKLNRILHQYPDKGTFDLREVLNSIYFFS; encoded by the exons ATGTATCGTATACTAGCGATAAGAAATTTGTCCAGGAATAAGAACAATCTATTGATTGGTAAAGGTACAATTAACCGGTGTcagtacaagaaaaatcaaGTGCAAAATTATTCCTTTTTATGTAACAGAGTTGATGGGTTTAAAACGTGTTTCAGGCTGCTTCCAGAAACTG TCACTGACACATCGACAAaggaaacaaaaacaacagtCCAGAAATTGAAAGCACAGAAGCTGGCAAACTTTATTTCTCATCAAATTTCTCACAGTACTATTTCTTCGATGAATCCCGAAGATATTGTTCCTGACGAAGAAGGTGTCGCTGTCAGCTGTTCCGATAAAATTATGTCTGGCATTCCAACGAACCTTCCGTCGAATTGGAATCTGGAAGAGACCCCGGTTATTTACATTGGCAAAGACATGAAAGAGATTGAACTTTCTCAGGAAACATTGGCGGAAATTCTGGAAAGCTATCGCGTGCTGAAAGAACTGCACGAAAAGCGTAAAACCAGCTGTGCTGCTGTTGTTAATGATAACCTCGAAGAAGAGTTTGTCGAGCCTATGGAAAAGGATATCACAAACGAAACAGTGCTTAAGATTAAAAAGGGCAAAAAAGCGAAAGAAGAGCCAACCAAATCCAAAGAAAGtagtaaaaaatttgtttccaagTATTACAAAAGTTCTGAGCTAGAATTATTAGCTCGACAGAAGAGCTTCCACGTAACTCTTAGTGCATATCTTGATATGTGTCTCACTAGGGGTATGGTAAACCGCGCTTATGCTACCGTTTTAAGCTATCGACACAAACGGAATCGCTCGTTCTTCGATGTTTCAGTTTATAACATGCTCTTGCATGGGTACGCGGCTAAAGGAAATCTTCCAAAGGTCAAAGacatcttaaaaatattaaaagaagaTAAAATTGATCGCAATTCGCAAACATACGCGGCAATCTTTGAATGTTTAGGACGTCTTGAAACGACAAATGAACTGAAAGCAGAAGCGCGCTCGTTTCTACAGGAagctaaaattcaaaaactaaccATGAATGATATCATGAATAACAGCAAGTTTATCGAAGATCAGCGAGAAATTTTGCTTGGCCTTTTCAGAGAACTAGATCCAGGATTCATACCGAGATACACCGTTCCAGTTATTCACTACGACAATCATCTACTAAATGATTTAAACGAGCACGTATTGCCGATCGAATCGAAGAGTTTCGAGATCGACATCGGGATCCCGCAGCCGGGCTCGGAATTAATGACCAGTAAGTTTGGATTTTCCCGAGATGAATTGGAGCAAATGACCAATGAACAGCTCGAACTGGAATTAAAGGGTCACCTCAAGGTTAAAAGCATCCAAAATATACCTGAACCTAGTGATAACGTACAACTTTAt CGTCGAGAGTTGGAAGAACTACGAAAAACCTGGACAAAACAAGCTTCGGTAGCATTCAATAGGGATGTAAACACGCTGAAAGCCGTAACTGAATCTAAAGCTGGTCGTTCGATCAATTTATTTCCGTACCTTAAGGCTCTTGATGTGGCGCAATACACAGAAATACTACTGGATGAAGCACAAATGTTGATCGAGGGCTCAGATACCTTCAGCTATGTAATAAGTCATCTTCATCGAGAATTAGGAAAGAAAGTTGAGGCACGTTATCATGTAGAACAAAAACGATCGAATGGTGTGCTAGACAAAACCTGTGAGATTTATGGAATGTATTGCGACGCCTTGTCCGAGGGTACGAGTAGCGATAATCCAAGACAACTGTGTCAACGGTTAGTTCACGAAAATCGACAGAGTGGAGCCAGCATGGATATTCAAAGTATTTCTTGGCCGAAAGCTGCCGTAAATGGCGTTGGTCGCTTTTTGTACAGTATCttgaaaaatgacttaaaagttAACGTAAACGCAGCCTCGAAAATCAATCGGCAGGTAAAAAATGTTCCTGCGTTCTATTCGTTGTTCCGCTATGAGGCTAAAATTGCTAAAGAGCAAATTAAGCCCCATCCAGTGCTGGTCAAGCTGTTCCGTAAATCACAACAGGACACTCTGAAATTCGATGTCAACTTAGTTCCGATGTTGTGCCCTCCTCAGCCGTGGAGCACACCAGAGAATGGTGGGTACATACTGGCCAAATCAGAATTAATTCGTTTGCCACAGCAAGCACACCAGCAAATTGAAAGGATTGCCAATGTAAAAAAACAAGACATGTACCCAACTttagattcattgaaccaattAGGCAGTATTCCGTGGAGAATAAATGAAGGAATGTTAAATGTAGTGCTGAAGGTCTTCAATGATGGTGGTAATGCTAAACTGGATGTTCCTGAGCCACCAAGTTCTCTACCTCAGATAGAAGAGTTGAAACCACGGAACGAAATGTCTAATTATGACAAATTCGATATGTTGCGCAAGAAAATCTCCCACAAACGAAAGCAGGGTGACATGTACAGTTTATGGTGCGATGCTCTTTATCGACTTTCGCTAGCCAATCATTTCCGCAAACGGGTATTCTGGCTTCCACAAAATATAGATTTTCGAGGACGCGTTTACCCTATTCCACCACATCTAAATCATCTAGGACATGATCTGGCCCGATGTCTaatggtttttcatcaaaagaaaCCGTTAGGCCCAGACGGATTTGACTGGCTGAAATTACATTGCATCAATTTGACGGGCCTGAAAAAAAGAGATTCTGTCGCTGATCGCCTTAAATACGCAAATGAAATTATGGATGATATTTTAGACTCAGCAGATCGACCACTGTCGGGAAAAATGTGGTGGAGCAAATCTGATGAACCATGGCAAACACTTGCCTGTTGCATGGAAATTGCCAAAGTTCACCGCTGTCCTGATCCTACTAAATTCCTGAGTGGTTTCCCCATTCATCAAGATGGTTCATGTAATGGACTTCAGCATTATGCAGCTCTTGGTCGTGACAAACTTGGCGCTATTAGCGTGAATCTCGCTCCCGCCGAAAAGCCACAAGACGTTTATAGTGCTGTTGCTGCACTGGTTGAAGATAGTAGAGCCAAAGATGCCGAAAACAAtataaaagttgcaaaaattttaGAAGGATTTATTCAACGCAAAGTTATCAAACAAACTGTTATGACGACAGTCTACGGGGTGACCCGATATGGAGCTCGCAAACAAATCGCCCGTCAATTAGAATACATTGATGAATTCCCTAAAGATTGGGTGTGGCCAGCCTCAAGTTATCTGACGTCGAAAACGTTTAATGCCCTCGGCGAAATGTTTACCTCAGCAAAAGAAATCCAAGACTGGTTCACAGATTGCGCGCGACTTATCTCGGCAGTTTGCGCACAGAACGTTGAATGGACTACACCGCTTGGTCTTCCGGTAGTGCAGCCTTACAACCGGTCTGATCGACCATACCTATCTGCCAAGTCTATCCAACTGCCGGAACATTTTTCCATCGATTCGTTTGAAAAACCGAACATCATGAAGCAGAAAAATGCATTTCCGCCTAATTTCGTGCATTCGCTAGATTCAAGTCACATGATGCTCACTTCCCTGCATTGCGAGCGAGCAGGATTAACATTCGTTTCCGTGCACGACTGTTACTGGACTCATGCTTGCACAGTTCCTCTTATGAATAAG ATATGTCGTGAACAATTCGTTGCCTTACATTCAGAACCGATCCTAGAAGATCTTTCAAAGTTTCTTGTGCAAAAATACAGCTATGACGAAAA tgAAATAGCTAACGACGGGTCGGTGATAGATCTGACAAAACGAAAGCTGAACCGTATTTTACACCAGTACCCAGACAAAGGAACCTTCGATCTTCGGGAAGTACTGAATTCGATCTACTTCTTCAGTTAg
- the LOC129744545 gene encoding DNA-directed RNA polymerase, mitochondrial isoform X1 — protein MYRILAIRNLSRNKNNLLIGKGTINRCQYKKNQVQNYSFLCNRVDGFKTCFRLLPETAFDQCKVDITKRVHSTTPTAEMLDPVHKKKRKKTSKKFTELLKVTDTSTKETKTTVQKLKAQKLANFISHQISHSTISSMNPEDIVPDEEGVAVSCSDKIMSGIPTNLPSNWNLEETPVIYIGKDMKEIELSQETLAEILESYRVLKELHEKRKTSCAAVVNDNLEEEFVEPMEKDITNETVLKIKKGKKAKEEPTKSKESSKKFVSKYYKSSELELLARQKSFHVTLSAYLDMCLTRGMVNRAYATVLSYRHKRNRSFFDVSVYNMLLHGYAAKGNLPKVKDILKILKEDKIDRNSQTYAAIFECLGRLETTNELKAEARSFLQEAKIQKLTMNDIMNNSKFIEDQREILLGLFRELDPGFIPRYTVPVIHYDNHLLNDLNEHVLPIESKSFEIDIGIPQPGSELMTSKFGFSRDELEQMTNEQLELELKGHLKVKSIQNIPEPSDNVQLYRRELEELRKTWTKQASVAFNRDVNTLKAVTESKAGRSINLFPYLKALDVAQYTEILLDEAQMLIEGSDTFSYVISHLHRELGKKVEARYHVEQKRSNGVLDKTCEIYGMYCDALSEGTSSDNPRQLCQRLVHENRQSGASMDIQSISWPKAAVNGVGRFLYSILKNDLKVNVNAASKINRQVKNVPAFYSLFRYEAKIAKEQIKPHPVLVKLFRKSQQDTLKFDVNLVPMLCPPQPWSTPENGGYILAKSELIRLPQQAHQQIERIANVKKQDMYPTLDSLNQLGSIPWRINEGMLNVVLKVFNDGGNAKLDVPEPPSSLPQIEELKPRNEMSNYDKFDMLRKKISHKRKQGDMYSLWCDALYRLSLANHFRKRVFWLPQNIDFRGRVYPIPPHLNHLGHDLARCLMVFHQKKPLGPDGFDWLKLHCINLTGLKKRDSVADRLKYANEIMDDILDSADRPLSGKMWWSKSDEPWQTLACCMEIAKVHRCPDPTKFLSGFPIHQDGSCNGLQHYAALGRDKLGAISVNLAPAEKPQDVYSAVAALVEDSRAKDAENNIKVAKILEGFIQRKVIKQTVMTTVYGVTRYGARKQIARQLEYIDEFPKDWVWPASSYLTSKTFNALGEMFTSAKEIQDWFTDCARLISAVCAQNVEWTTPLGLPVVQPYNRSDRPYLSAKSIQLPEHFSIDSFEKPNIMKQKNAFPPNFVHSLDSSHMMLTSLHCERAGLTFVSVHDCYWTHACTVPLMNKICREQFVALHSEPILEDLSKFLVQKYSYDENEIANDGSVIDLTKRKLNRILHQYPDKGTFDLREVLNSIYFFS, from the exons ATGTATCGTATACTAGCGATAAGAAATTTGTCCAGGAATAAGAACAATCTATTGATTGGTAAAGGTACAATTAACCGGTGTcagtacaagaaaaatcaaGTGCAAAATTATTCCTTTTTATGTAACAGAGTTGATGGGTTTAAAACGTGTTTCAGGCTGCTTCCAGAAACTG CATTCGATCAGTGCAAAGTAGACATCACAAAGCGTGTTCATTCAACAACACCTACTGCAGAAATGTTGGATCCAGTGCACaagaaaaaacgaaagaaaacatccaagaaatttacAGAGCTTTTGAAAG TCACTGACACATCGACAAaggaaacaaaaacaacagtCCAGAAATTGAAAGCACAGAAGCTGGCAAACTTTATTTCTCATCAAATTTCTCACAGTACTATTTCTTCGATGAATCCCGAAGATATTGTTCCTGACGAAGAAGGTGTCGCTGTCAGCTGTTCCGATAAAATTATGTCTGGCATTCCAACGAACCTTCCGTCGAATTGGAATCTGGAAGAGACCCCGGTTATTTACATTGGCAAAGACATGAAAGAGATTGAACTTTCTCAGGAAACATTGGCGGAAATTCTGGAAAGCTATCGCGTGCTGAAAGAACTGCACGAAAAGCGTAAAACCAGCTGTGCTGCTGTTGTTAATGATAACCTCGAAGAAGAGTTTGTCGAGCCTATGGAAAAGGATATCACAAACGAAACAGTGCTTAAGATTAAAAAGGGCAAAAAAGCGAAAGAAGAGCCAACCAAATCCAAAGAAAGtagtaaaaaatttgtttccaagTATTACAAAAGTTCTGAGCTAGAATTATTAGCTCGACAGAAGAGCTTCCACGTAACTCTTAGTGCATATCTTGATATGTGTCTCACTAGGGGTATGGTAAACCGCGCTTATGCTACCGTTTTAAGCTATCGACACAAACGGAATCGCTCGTTCTTCGATGTTTCAGTTTATAACATGCTCTTGCATGGGTACGCGGCTAAAGGAAATCTTCCAAAGGTCAAAGacatcttaaaaatattaaaagaagaTAAAATTGATCGCAATTCGCAAACATACGCGGCAATCTTTGAATGTTTAGGACGTCTTGAAACGACAAATGAACTGAAAGCAGAAGCGCGCTCGTTTCTACAGGAagctaaaattcaaaaactaaccATGAATGATATCATGAATAACAGCAAGTTTATCGAAGATCAGCGAGAAATTTTGCTTGGCCTTTTCAGAGAACTAGATCCAGGATTCATACCGAGATACACCGTTCCAGTTATTCACTACGACAATCATCTACTAAATGATTTAAACGAGCACGTATTGCCGATCGAATCGAAGAGTTTCGAGATCGACATCGGGATCCCGCAGCCGGGCTCGGAATTAATGACCAGTAAGTTTGGATTTTCCCGAGATGAATTGGAGCAAATGACCAATGAACAGCTCGAACTGGAATTAAAGGGTCACCTCAAGGTTAAAAGCATCCAAAATATACCTGAACCTAGTGATAACGTACAACTTTAt CGTCGAGAGTTGGAAGAACTACGAAAAACCTGGACAAAACAAGCTTCGGTAGCATTCAATAGGGATGTAAACACGCTGAAAGCCGTAACTGAATCTAAAGCTGGTCGTTCGATCAATTTATTTCCGTACCTTAAGGCTCTTGATGTGGCGCAATACACAGAAATACTACTGGATGAAGCACAAATGTTGATCGAGGGCTCAGATACCTTCAGCTATGTAATAAGTCATCTTCATCGAGAATTAGGAAAGAAAGTTGAGGCACGTTATCATGTAGAACAAAAACGATCGAATGGTGTGCTAGACAAAACCTGTGAGATTTATGGAATGTATTGCGACGCCTTGTCCGAGGGTACGAGTAGCGATAATCCAAGACAACTGTGTCAACGGTTAGTTCACGAAAATCGACAGAGTGGAGCCAGCATGGATATTCAAAGTATTTCTTGGCCGAAAGCTGCCGTAAATGGCGTTGGTCGCTTTTTGTACAGTATCttgaaaaatgacttaaaagttAACGTAAACGCAGCCTCGAAAATCAATCGGCAGGTAAAAAATGTTCCTGCGTTCTATTCGTTGTTCCGCTATGAGGCTAAAATTGCTAAAGAGCAAATTAAGCCCCATCCAGTGCTGGTCAAGCTGTTCCGTAAATCACAACAGGACACTCTGAAATTCGATGTCAACTTAGTTCCGATGTTGTGCCCTCCTCAGCCGTGGAGCACACCAGAGAATGGTGGGTACATACTGGCCAAATCAGAATTAATTCGTTTGCCACAGCAAGCACACCAGCAAATTGAAAGGATTGCCAATGTAAAAAAACAAGACATGTACCCAACTttagattcattgaaccaattAGGCAGTATTCCGTGGAGAATAAATGAAGGAATGTTAAATGTAGTGCTGAAGGTCTTCAATGATGGTGGTAATGCTAAACTGGATGTTCCTGAGCCACCAAGTTCTCTACCTCAGATAGAAGAGTTGAAACCACGGAACGAAATGTCTAATTATGACAAATTCGATATGTTGCGCAAGAAAATCTCCCACAAACGAAAGCAGGGTGACATGTACAGTTTATGGTGCGATGCTCTTTATCGACTTTCGCTAGCCAATCATTTCCGCAAACGGGTATTCTGGCTTCCACAAAATATAGATTTTCGAGGACGCGTTTACCCTATTCCACCACATCTAAATCATCTAGGACATGATCTGGCCCGATGTCTaatggtttttcatcaaaagaaaCCGTTAGGCCCAGACGGATTTGACTGGCTGAAATTACATTGCATCAATTTGACGGGCCTGAAAAAAAGAGATTCTGTCGCTGATCGCCTTAAATACGCAAATGAAATTATGGATGATATTTTAGACTCAGCAGATCGACCACTGTCGGGAAAAATGTGGTGGAGCAAATCTGATGAACCATGGCAAACACTTGCCTGTTGCATGGAAATTGCCAAAGTTCACCGCTGTCCTGATCCTACTAAATTCCTGAGTGGTTTCCCCATTCATCAAGATGGTTCATGTAATGGACTTCAGCATTATGCAGCTCTTGGTCGTGACAAACTTGGCGCTATTAGCGTGAATCTCGCTCCCGCCGAAAAGCCACAAGACGTTTATAGTGCTGTTGCTGCACTGGTTGAAGATAGTAGAGCCAAAGATGCCGAAAACAAtataaaagttgcaaaaattttaGAAGGATTTATTCAACGCAAAGTTATCAAACAAACTGTTATGACGACAGTCTACGGGGTGACCCGATATGGAGCTCGCAAACAAATCGCCCGTCAATTAGAATACATTGATGAATTCCCTAAAGATTGGGTGTGGCCAGCCTCAAGTTATCTGACGTCGAAAACGTTTAATGCCCTCGGCGAAATGTTTACCTCAGCAAAAGAAATCCAAGACTGGTTCACAGATTGCGCGCGACTTATCTCGGCAGTTTGCGCACAGAACGTTGAATGGACTACACCGCTTGGTCTTCCGGTAGTGCAGCCTTACAACCGGTCTGATCGACCATACCTATCTGCCAAGTCTATCCAACTGCCGGAACATTTTTCCATCGATTCGTTTGAAAAACCGAACATCATGAAGCAGAAAAATGCATTTCCGCCTAATTTCGTGCATTCGCTAGATTCAAGTCACATGATGCTCACTTCCCTGCATTGCGAGCGAGCAGGATTAACATTCGTTTCCGTGCACGACTGTTACTGGACTCATGCTTGCACAGTTCCTCTTATGAATAAG ATATGTCGTGAACAATTCGTTGCCTTACATTCAGAACCGATCCTAGAAGATCTTTCAAAGTTTCTTGTGCAAAAATACAGCTATGACGAAAA tgAAATAGCTAACGACGGGTCGGTGATAGATCTGACAAAACGAAAGCTGAACCGTATTTTACACCAGTACCCAGACAAAGGAACCTTCGATCTTCGGGAAGTACTGAATTCGATCTACTTCTTCAGTTAg